TTGAAGGGTCCAATGTCAGCGTTATGGAAGAGATGGTCAACATGATCGCCGGTCAGCGCGCCTACGAGGTCAACTCCAAAGCGATTCAGACGGCGGATGAAATGTTGCAGATGGTTAATAACCTGATCTAAGGTTGAATGGTGCGTATCACGTTGACAACAGAGAAATTTATCCGATGCACAGTAGTCGCTCTCCTGATTGGCCTGTTGTGGAGTTCTGTGGCGCTAGCTGCGGGGACGACGGTTACCAATCAGGATGTTCAACGCACTATCACAGCCTATCTGAAAAAAGCACAAGAGCGGCTTGATCATGTCGATTTTGTGTTTGAGCCTTACAGCAAAGAGGAGACGTTTGTGCTCCCTGCCGGGACACTGCGCGTGGATGTCTTGCCGGCGGTTAAGGAGATTATCGGCAGTCGCCACTTTACCGTCGTTTATCGGGTCGATGGCCGAACGGTCAAATCCGTGGCTGTGCGTGGCAAGTTGTCGGTCAAGGCGGATGTTGTCGTAGCACAGCAACCGCTCAAACGTGGGTCAGTTATCTCCGAACGGGACGTCAGTCTTGAACATCTCGATGTCTCACGTCTCAGAGAACCGATTTTTGATCTGGACGATGTTGTTGGAAAACTCGTTGCCCGCAATGTTCGGGTTGGGCAGCCGGTAGAACTGAGATCGGTTGAGAACCCGCCGTTGGTGACAAAAGGAAGTTTTGTCAAGCTCGTTGCCCGTCGTGGTGGTATGATGCTGACGGCCGTGGGAATTGCACTGGAAGACGGCAGCAAGGGCCAAGTGATTCGGGTGCAGAACAACAGCTCGAAGAAAGTCGTCATGGCCCAGGTGGTTGGTCCGGATCTGGTGGAAGTGGAGTTTTAACATGAAACAGATGTGGCAACGCTTTACATTCATCGTCATTCTTTTATCTGGTGTCGTCGCCTGCGCTCCAGCGCAACCGAAACAGCCCGAAATCACTAAACCCGTCACCATGGAAATACCCGAAATCACAGCTCCGCAGCCGCAGACGCCGGGATCTTTGTGGACCACAGGGAACGGCAGTCTGTTTGTTGATAACCGGGCCTGCCGGGTGGGGGATATCCTCACAGTGGCGATTTATGAACAGGCTGAGGCCAGCAAAGAAGCAACGACATCAACAGGGCGGACAACCTCGGCAAGTGCTGACTTGACCAGCCTGTTTGGTCTTGAATCCAATATTGCCAAACTGAACAGCAGCATTGACCCGGCCAATCTGGTCAGTGCCGGATATACCAACGATTTTCAGGGCAGTGGCAGCACCACACGTAAGGAAGACCTCGTTGCGACATTGACAACCCGGGTTGTTGAGGTGTTGCCCAATGGCACATTGCGGATTTCCGGTAGTAAAAGTGTCACGGTGAATCACGAACAGCAGCTGATCCATCTGTCCGGGATTGTGCGTCAGGAAGATATTACCCCCGAGAATCTGATTGATTCCATGTATGTTCTTGATGCGAATATCGTTTATACCGGCAAAGGGGTGATTGACGACAAGCAGAAGCCCGGCTGGCTGTTGCGATTGCTGGATACTGTGACGCCTTTCTAACGATGTTGATCGCGGGAATTTCCCGTTGGAGTAACGCATGATAAAACGCTTCCACATACTGATCGCTGGTTTGATCGTTGTCGGTTTGACTTGTTCAACGGCCATGGCCAGCCGTATCAAGGATTTGGCGGATATTGAAGGGGTGCGGAACAACCAGTTGGTCGGTTACGGCCTGGTTGTCGGCCTTAACGGAACCGGCGATAGTTCCAGTACCGAGTTTACTATTCAGTCTCTGGTCAACATGATGGAACGACTCGGTATGCGTGTTGACCGCAACAGTGTCAAGGTCGATAACGTTGCTGCTGTTATGGTCACTGCCGAACTTCCGGCTTTCTCTAAGGCGGGCAGTTTGATTGATGTGCTGGTTTCCTCCATCGGTGATGCCGACAGCTTGGTTGGTGGTACTTTGTTGATGACCCCATTGAAGGGACCGGACGGTAATGTTTATGCCGTGGCCCAGGGGGCTCTTGCCGTTGGTGCTTTGTCGTTTGGTGGTAAGGCGGCCAAAGTGCAGAAGAACCATCCGACCGTGGGACGTATCCCTTCCGGCGCCATCGTTGAACGCGAAGTGCCTTTTCAGCTGCCGAGCAACCATGCCCTCAATTATCGTTTGCGTAATGCGGATTTTACGACTGTGACCCGTATGGCGGATGTTGTGAACGGCTATTTTGGTCAAACTCTGGCACACCCGCTTGACAGCGGATCTCTGCAAGTCATCGTTTCGGACGACTATGCGAATTCACTGGTCGAGTTCATTGCCGAGGTCGAACATCTCGAAGTTCAGCCCGATATGATCGCTAAAATTATTGTCAATGAGCGTAGCGGTACCATTGTCATGGGTGAGCATGTCCGTCTGTCGACGGTCGCGGTGTCTCACGGCAACCTGAATCTGATCATCAATGATTCCGCTCTGGTGTCGCAGCCGTCTCCTCTCTCCGAAAGTGGCACAACGGTTGAGGTTCCGCAGACCGATATCAGCGTCTCCGAAGAGCGGGGCAACCTTGTTGTTTTGCCGATGGGGGTCAGTATTGGTGATGTTGCCCGGGCGCTGAATGCCATCGGTGCAACGCCTCGCGACCTGATTGCCATTTTCCAGGCAATTAAAGCCGCAGGTGCATTACACGCGGATCTCGAGATTCTCTAAGTTTTTAGCGGATAAAATTGTTTTAAACGGCAAAGGCCCGTCTGGTGAAGACGGGCCTTTGCCGTTTAAGGTGCTGAAAATAAATCTGTGGATGTTAACGGCCATAGTGGTCGTCAAACCGAACGATGTCATCTTCTCCGAGATAGCTGCCAGATTGTATTTCTATCAGTTCCAGAGGGATTTTCCCGGGGTTTTCCAGACGATGTTTGGTTCCCAAAGGGATGTAGGTGGACTGGTTTTCCGTCAGGGTGAGAATTTCATGATCACGGATGATTCTCGCCGTTCCTTTGACAATAACCCAATGCTCAGCTCGGTGGTGATGCAACTGCAGGGACAGGCTTGCCCCCGGCTTGACTGTAATATGCTTCACCTGAAATCTTTCGGCCATGTCAATGGTTTCGTACCATCCCCAGGGACGAGAAACTCTGGGCGGTCGTTGCGCCTCAGGGCGCTGTTGCTCATTGAGCTGGTGAACGATCTCCTTGATGTCTTGAGCACGATCGCGGTGGGCGACCAGAACCGCATCTGACGTTTCCACGACGATCAGGCTGTCAATCCCTACGGCCCCAACTAAACGGCTGGTGCTGTGCAGGTAGCTGTTGGTCACGTTGCAGGTAAGAATGTCGCCACGAACGACATTGTTTTCATGATCCTTATTTCCTGTTTCCCACAAACTCGACCAGGAGCCGACATCACTCCAACCTGCATCCAGCGGAATCATCATCGCATCGGTGACTTTTTCCATGACCGCATAATCAAGAGAGATATTTGTACAATGGGCAAAGCTCTCCGCGTCGATGCGAACAAAATCAAGATCCAATTGCGCTTTTAGCAGGGATTTTTGGCACCATCGCACAATGGCTGGCTCATGGTGCTCAAGTTCCTGTAAGTAGCGGGCTGCCGGGAACATGAACATGCCGCTGTTCCAGTAATAGTCACCACTGTCAAGATAGTGTTGTGCGGTGGCTGCATCCGGTTTTTCAACAAAAGAATTGATGGTGAAGACAGGGGTACGCTGCCCGTCTGATTGTTCTGAAAGTGGGGCCCCTTTTTGAATGTATCCATAGCCGGTTTCAGGCTTGGTTGGAACAATGCCGAAGGTGGCCATTTTGCCCAGCTGAACATAAGGAAGCAGGGTTGTGATGGCCTCTCGTAATGCCGCAGCGTTGGTAATGATGTGGTCCGCCGGCAGGACGAGTAATGTGGCGTCTTTGTCGTGCTGGATGGCCTGAAGAGCGGCCAGCGCCACCGCCGGGGCTGTGTTGCGGCCAACAGGTTCAAGAATAATTGCCGCTGGTTCCTGCTCAATCAGCCGCAGTTGCTCGGCAACCATAAAGCGATGGGCTTCGTTGCACACAACAATTGGCGCCGAAACCTGGTCCAAACCTGACAGCCGCAGAGAGGTCTGCTGCAGCATGGTTTGTTCTTCGGTTAACGGCAAAAACTGCTTTGGGTGCACCGATCGTGACAGTGGCCACAGTCGGGTTCCTGATCCACCGGATAAAAGTACAGGGATAATCATAAACAATGTCCTTTATTGCCATCACTTAAAAAGAGAGTGCCTAACCCCTTGGATTTCCACAAAAGGCTTTACTGTACAAATCAATGATTATTGGTTGGGAATCCACTTTGGAATCTGACTTCATATATGATCGCCCCCGGTTCGTCAAGGTTTGTCCGGTAGGTCTGACCGTCGGCGGGTTGAGGGGAGCCTGAATTTACTAAAGAGTTGACCGTTGATGGCGATAAGAATAATGACCTGCAACGCTAATCAGTCCGAGGATAGTTATGAATCTCTATGTCGATCCACGCATGTACACGGAACAAACGAACTCACTGACCAATTCGTCTGCGTCACAGCAGGGTGGCCAGTTGAAAAAAACGTGTGAAGAATTTGAAGCGGTTATGGTTCAAATGATGTTTAAAGCGATGCGTGGAGCCATGCCCGAAAGTGGACTGCTGGATAAAGACATGGGGGGAGAAGTCTATCAGGATCTGTTCGATGGAGAAGTTGCCCGTGAGATCGCCCATACGCAGAGTATGGGGATTGGGCTCAATCTCTATAAGCAACTTTCGCAGGATTGAGAGGTGGCAATTTCACACAACCGATATCGACTTTGTAACGCGAAAGTCTTTTTTAGAAAAGCAACTGTTTTTGCTAAAGTTCTCCGTTAAAGACGACGATAAAATAGCCAAGTAAAGAAACGAAACATTCTTTTATCTTGTGGAAAAAAGGTTTCATCATGACAACAGCGCCATCCATACAGTTCACTGCAGAGCTTAAAACCGTGCCGCTGTTGTCGGTTTCACCAGTGCCTTCAGCGGTTGGCCGCCCCAGATTGAGCCGCTCTGAACGTGGCATGATCAAAAACGCGGTCAATGGCATTGTTCAACAACAGCGCTCCGTATTGAATATGCTGTGTGGCGAGGGTAAAGCGTCAGAAGAGACCGTTGAGATTCTTGTTGGTGAAGAGGGTTTTTTCGGCCCCGAACATTGCGCAGAGCGCATGGTGGAACAGGTCAAACGGCTGATGCAACGGGATCAGGAGATTTCTGCTACGTTGGCCTGTGAAGTGATTGACTGCTGCCGTCGTTTTCAGTATAGCAACGGGCAGGAGCTTTCGCGGTTGAGCGAAGAAACCTTTCAGCGAATTTATGAAAAGATTAACCAGAGATGGTTGGATTTACCTCAAAACGGATAATTACAGCAGAAAACAGGTGATGTTATGACGATGAGAATTGATGGCGACAAAGGGTTGATCCAGCAAAATACGATCAAGAAGACCCAGAATCAGCAGGGTGTTAAAGACACCGAGAAAAGCTCTGCCAGCGACAAGGTCAGTTTTTCTTCGGTCCTGCAACAGGTAGGACAGGCGCAGGACACTCAGGCTTCGGTTGCGACGCAATCCCTTGAAGGGCTGAGCGCGCCGTTGTTGACCACTCCGGCGTATGTTCAGGATGTCAGTGAATCGCAGGAAGCTGCTCGTGCGGCCAAGGTGGAAGAGATCAAAGCCCAGGTGGCCGATGGTTCCTACCAACCTGACTTGAAAAAAGTGGCCAGCAGCCTGCTCAAGTTTATTGCTGAAGGACGCGAAGTATGACTCGGACGATTCACGAACAGCTGCAAGCCCTGCATGATGTGATCATCGAGGAGCGTGAGTGCGCCAAATCTTTGGATGTCTTCGCTCTGCAGGATGCGACGCAACGTAAAGATGCGTTGATTGCGCAGCTCGAACTTGAAGGAGACCTGTCTCCTGAAGATCGCCAGTTGGCTGACACGATCCGTTTTGAAAATCGTCGTAACGCCTATCTGCTGTGGTCCGCCCTGAACTGGATTCGTGAATCAATGGAGTTTTTTGGACGTAAAACGGTACCCGATTCCTACACCCCGGCAGGGGGTATGGTGAGTAAGGGGATGGGAGGCCGACTTCTGTCCGGGAGGGTGTAATGGGTTTAGCTGCTGCACTCAATACAGGTAAAACCAGTCTTTTTGCCAGTCAGAAGTCCATCGAGATTGCCGGTAATAATATTGCCAATGTCAATACCGAGGGCTACTCACGGCAGACTGCGGTCCTGGGCGATATTCCCTCTCTGGAATTCGGTGGTTTCTTTGTCGGTACCGGAGTCCGGGTCAATAATATCGAACGCGAATACGATGTGTTCATCAACGAACAGTTGCTGGATAAGAGCCAGGAACTGGGCGCCGAAGATGCCAAATCAACACCTCTGTCCGAACTGGAGCGCGTGTTCAGTGTTGGTGATGAGAATCTTGCTACGGAGATCGATCGTTTTTTCGATGCCTGGCAGGAACTCTCGACCAACCCCAGTGGCGAAGTTGAGCGTGATATCGTTATTCAGCGCGGCGAGCTGCTCTCCTCGGCATTCAACAGTGTTGCCCGCGACCTTGATAATGTGCGGAGCAATATCAACGATACCGTTGCTTCGGAAATTGACGATGTCAATCTGAAGCTGCAACAGATTGCTGACCTGAACATCCAGATCCAGAATATTGAAGCCAACGGTAAATCCGCCAACTCGTTTCGCGATCAGCGCGATCTGTTGTTGCAAGATTTGACCTATACCTTAGGTGTTCAGTCCTACGAAGAGCCGACCGGCGCGGTCAATATCCAGCTTCCCGGTGGTCTGCCCTTGTTGCAGAACGGCACCGCACTTCAGCTCGAAGCGACCCCCAAAGGGGAGGACTTGACCCTGACCTTGAATATTGGCGAGAGTTCCTTTGAGATCAA
This is a stretch of genomic DNA from uncultured Desulfuromonas sp.. It encodes these proteins:
- a CDS encoding mannose-1-phosphate guanylyltransferase/mannose-6-phosphate isomerase produces the protein MIIPVLLSGGSGTRLWPLSRSVHPKQFLPLTEEQTMLQQTSLRLSGLDQVSAPIVVCNEAHRFMVAEQLRLIEQEPAAIILEPVGRNTAPAVALAALQAIQHDKDATLLVLPADHIITNAAALREAITTLLPYVQLGKMATFGIVPTKPETGYGYIQKGAPLSEQSDGQRTPVFTINSFVEKPDAATAQHYLDSGDYYWNSGMFMFPAARYLQELEHHEPAIVRWCQKSLLKAQLDLDFVRIDAESFAHCTNISLDYAVMEKVTDAMMIPLDAGWSDVGSWSSLWETGNKDHENNVVRGDILTCNVTNSYLHSTSRLVGAVGIDSLIVVETSDAVLVAHRDRAQDIKEIVHQLNEQQRPEAQRPPRVSRPWGWYETIDMAERFQVKHITVKPGASLSLQLHHHRAEHWVIVKGTARIIRDHEILTLTENQSTYIPLGTKHRLENPGKIPLELIEIQSGSYLGEDDIVRFDDHYGR
- the flgA gene encoding flagellar basal body P-ring formation chaperone FlgA — protein: MALAAGTTVTNQDVQRTITAYLKKAQERLDHVDFVFEPYSKEETFVLPAGTLRVDVLPAVKEIIGSRHFTVVYRVDGRTVKSVAVRGKLSVKADVVVAQQPLKRGSVISERDVSLEHLDVSRLREPIFDLDDVVGKLVARNVRVGQPVELRSVENPPLVTKGSFVKLVARRGGMMLTAVGIALEDGSKGQVIRVQNNSSKKVVMAQVVGPDLVEVEF
- a CDS encoding flagellar basal body L-ring protein FlgH, producing the protein MKQMWQRFTFIVILLSGVVACAPAQPKQPEITKPVTMEIPEITAPQPQTPGSLWTTGNGSLFVDNRACRVGDILTVAIYEQAEASKEATTSTGRTTSASADLTSLFGLESNIAKLNSSIDPANLVSAGYTNDFQGSGSTTRKEDLVATLTTRVVEVLPNGTLRISGSKSVTVNHEQQLIHLSGIVRQEDITPENLIDSMYVLDANIVYTGKGVIDDKQKPGWLLRLLDTVTPF
- the flgM gene encoding flagellar biosynthesis anti-sigma factor FlgM, whose translation is MTMRIDGDKGLIQQNTIKKTQNQQGVKDTEKSSASDKVSFSSVLQQVGQAQDTQASVATQSLEGLSAPLLTTPAYVQDVSESQEAARAAKVEEIKAQVADGSYQPDLKKVASSLLKFIAEGREV
- a CDS encoding flagellar basal body P-ring protein FlgI, giving the protein MIKRFHILIAGLIVVGLTCSTAMASRIKDLADIEGVRNNQLVGYGLVVGLNGTGDSSSTEFTIQSLVNMMERLGMRVDRNSVKVDNVAAVMVTAELPAFSKAGSLIDVLVSSIGDADSLVGGTLLMTPLKGPDGNVYAVAQGALAVGALSFGGKAAKVQKNHPTVGRIPSGAIVEREVPFQLPSNHALNYRLRNADFTTVTRMADVVNGYFGQTLAHPLDSGSLQVIVSDDYANSLVEFIAEVEHLEVQPDMIAKIIVNERSGTIVMGEHVRLSTVAVSHGNLNLIINDSALVSQPSPLSESGTTVEVPQTDISVSEERGNLVVLPMGVSIGDVARALNAIGATPRDLIAIFQAIKAAGALHADLEIL
- a CDS encoding rod-binding protein produces the protein MNLYVDPRMYTEQTNSLTNSSASQQGGQLKKTCEEFEAVMVQMMFKAMRGAMPESGLLDKDMGGEVYQDLFDGEVAREIAHTQSMGIGLNLYKQLSQD